gaaatgttcaaaattttggtcacgacaaaatttcgcgaccgggtcgtgaactatgcgcaaactgttcgtgatctcgtcgagaactcgtcgggacgatgcgggaggatgcgtgccagtgcgtggaaatgcgcgccatgccacgactgtcacgaactgccacgaatagttcacgaacagctcacgtcgagttcacgagtagttcacgacatgtccacgaattggtgcgcgtcgcagcgtggccgtgccttcccactgacacggtcacgcattgatggcacgagcagttcacgactagtttacgcacttcacgaacagtttgcacatggcacgagcagttcacgacgagttcacgagcagttcacgactactgcgcgacagtggcgctcgcgtcggtgcgggggtatatatagggcttcccggacacttctcgccattccagAGATCACCAGCGAGGAGACAACTTATATCACAGAGACAACATGCCTAAAAAAACaaagcatcttctcttctctgcaatgattgtgtctctggtattcagcatgttgtctcttccacagccaattcaaaaatgaccaggggttggggaggccccctttttatatggtgtgcccaagtcggcacgacaccatcCGAATtgtgcaaactcgtcgtgccaatgtgggaagtgcgtaaactatgcgcaaactatgcgtgaactcgtcgtgccagttcgtgaatgtggacaggcacgcattcgtgaactcgtcgtgaactatgcgtgaactagtcgtgaacagtgcgggagcctcccagttcgtgccccaaaatgacacgacttgccacgacaaaatcgtggccaaaagtcgtgcaagtgtcagccttgcattacttttccaccctgggggggctccacggacaacactgcttggacggtcactggagtttcagacatgcatcatttgtcggagaaaattaaaaaaaacatgagtcatcaaagattcacatgggcagctgcctgaaattttcggcttttgggagagtgaacattgctacacagctggatgagggctacaggctagcagttcgccgccacaacgatgaggtgaacaagaacaggcacatattaaaccggctcatccaatgcgtgaaattttgtggagtgttcgagttagctctacgaggcaaagacgaaactgagggctccagtcaccgtggtgtttttctgggtttggttgactattgacttgctacctaggtcaatttacttcagtcctgtggacatttatggtccgtgtagacataacaggggaaaattgcccccctgaaaaaaaattcaggagccgccactgttgctgtctgtaaaaatatcATGTTGATTTTCTTCAGAGCAACAATAGAATCAATTCCTCGTTACAGTATTTCCAGTTGGTTTGGAAATCTAACAGTAAAGTCGAAAGCTCAGATTTTTAGTTTGGTTAAGACAGCAGGTAAGATCATAGGAACTCCCGCTCCTCTGAATCCACAGGAGCTTTTTGAGCAATcagtaattacaaccccgattccaaaaaagttgggacaaagtacaaattgtaaataaaaacagaatgcaatgatgtggaagtttcaaaattccatattttattcagaatagaacataaatgacatatcaaatgtttaaactgagaaaatgtatcatttaaagagaaaaattaggtgattttaaatttcatgacaacaacacatctcaaaaaagttgggacaaggccatgtttcccactgtgagacatccccttttctctttacaacagtctgtaaatgtctggggactgaggagacaagttgctcaagtttagggataggaatgttaacccattcttgtctaatgtaggattctagttgctcaactgtcttaggtcttttttgtcgtatcttccgttttatgatgcgccaaatgttttctatgggtgaaagatctggactgcaggctggccagttcagtacccggacccttcttctacgcagccatgatgctgtaattgatgcagtatgtggtttagcattgtcatgttggaaaatgcaaggtcttccctgaaagagacgtcgtctggatgggagcatatgttgctctagaacaggaGTCACCAAACTACAGCCTGTGGGCCAGATCcgtcccgccacccccctttgaccggccccccagcccctctgccccccatcacttgaaccggccctatgaggcaatccccaaaagtggtcatggcctatttttttaaattgctttttggcaaatactaacatgtctgcatcttgtattttgttgattttatcaattaaaattgatatttagttataaaatgaactattcatattttccgaattttcatcatatgctcgcgatcacgcagtgacaggcagcgcatgcgcagagaactgtcagtgttcaggacagcaaaatggctagcggtaagcgaaaagctgacagagagtgcagagtttttaaagaacagtggaccaccgattattttttcgttcagtgtaaggaccgtgcagtttgtcttgtatgtaaagaaagtgctgGTTTTCAaataatataatctgcgtcgtcactatgaaacccgccacaaagagtatgctagtttgcgagggcaaacaagagaagacaggattcggaggatgaaatgcggactggctgcgcaacagaatgtattccttcaccaaacccagatcaaccaggctgctgtctgagctcgctataaggtagctcacctactagctacccatggaaagctgtttactgatggggactttgttaaagtatgcatgcttgctgtggctgaggaggtgtgtcccgacaagtaggatgcgctcaacgcggtgagtctctccgcacctactatgaccaggcgaaccgaagatttgggggacaacgtgtatgaccagctgaatgagagagcgtcagaattcgagttttttgctttggccatggatgagagcaatgacatgcaggacacagcacaactgctgtgatctattgatctattgctcatattattataatttcactgtttttttaaatgtatttattttataggcctatttatttgacctttattaagtgctgcatacaattattatttatattattaataatatcaacaggcctacctacaatttataattttccactcacctttgccagtgtcaatcacctcaaataggcagatgtttcttaccttgacagctttgatattatttttattagaaaataaataaatggaatatcagtggtatttcaaattaaaacaaagtgtgaagacttgattactacttttgcaaaccactagtaaagataaacaaatatgtgccaggaatcaagtgttgatatagtagtgtggatatagtagtggggatatagtagtggggatggccgtgccaggctagtaatctctactacacaatgaggcctgctggtggtcatatttgtctgggtcatacaattctatgtgatatagctgacccgaccccggcccccatcacagtcaggaacgacaatgtggcccccagagaaaaaagtttggtgacccctgctctagaacctggatatacctttcagtattgatcaaatcaaatcaaatcaagtttatttgtacagcgcttttaacaataaacattgtcgcaaagcagctttacagaatttgaacgacttaaaacatgagctaattttatccctaatctatccccaatgagcaagcctgtggcgacggtggcaaggaaaaactccctcagacgacatgaggaagaaacctcgagaggaaccagactcaaaagggaacccatcctcatttgggcaacaacagacagcctgactataatattaacagttttaacaggtataaccctcaactgtcctcatggggccgtccttcacaggagtggggcgataaaactccgaccagacacagggcaccaggatggatcaagcaggtccgaggggcagaagaggccagcatctcaatcccaggatcaacatgtaactcaaagggacagatgggggggggggggggagagagagagagagagagagagagaaagaaaacacgttgttaggtatgccctaaaaatgacaagtattaaatctgtgtggtaggctcgcagagacgagagtctttacatcaggcatgacgcacaatggcatgttaatatggtaaaaaatatatcatgacctgctctggctggatgcttgattgggtgatgggagcacactcttcagtaatgatgagatgcagatgggacccttaggcctggccaagacaattcagttacatttcaccaggtctgggacatgcgacagaatgtctgacggccgattccctgcaggctacgatagccagtcgaggtccccaccgtctccaccaaaagatttcctgttgactccatgtaactcagagggacagatttggggtgggggggggagagaaagaaaacacaggtggttaggtatgcccaatgtcacctgaataagtaggaacagtatacatattgcaccgagtacaagcagggactccggcaactaactatgacagcataactaaaaggagagagccagaaggtaacacaggcatgagggagccccgggacataaagcagccagccactgcaccgtcaacaaactcgagtgagcaagcgagtggggactgacagcatccatacatcccagtttaccaaaacactctatgtctgaggaccctccagatctactcctttacctcataaacaccattaacaaaaggcttgactaaacagatatgttttcagcctagacttaaatgctgagactgtgtctgattcccgaacattacttggaaggctgttccataacagtggggctttgtaagaaaaggctctgccccctgatgtagccttcactatacgaggtaccagcagatagcctgcaccttttgatctaagtaggcgtggcgggtcatagaggagcagaagttcactcaggtactgtggtgcgagaccatttagtgctttaaaggtcaatagtagtattttataatcaatacgaaatttgattgggagccaatgcagtgtggataagacaggggtgatgtggtcatattttctagttctagtaaggactcttgctgcggcattttgaactaactggagcttgtttatgcacttattggaacatccagacagtaaggcattacaataatccaacctggaggtaacgaaagcatggactagtttttctgcatcatgcaatgacattaaatttcttatctttgcaatatttctgagatgaaagaaagctatccgggtgatgttatcaatgtgagtttcgaatgaaagactggggtcaataatcactccgaggtcttttactgctgcacgtgaagaaacagaaaggccatccagagttactgtggaatcagaaaacttacttctagctgtatgtggtcctagcacaagtacttcagtcttgtcagagttaagcagaaggaaatttataagcatccagtgtctaatgtccttaacacattcctcaattttattaagctggtgtctctcatcaggttttgcagagacatacaactgtgtgtcatcagcataacagtggaaactaatacaatgtttatgaataatatcgcccagaggtaacatatatagagaaaaaagcagtggacccaagacagaaccttgtggaacaccaaactttacctcggtacgtctagaaatatcaccatttatatcgacatactgataacgatcagttagataagacctgagccaggagagggccgttcccttaactcccacaacattttctagtctatctagaagaatggaatgatcaatggtatcaaatgctgcactaaggtcaagcaacacaagtagcgagacacagccctgatcagacgccaacagtaggtcgtttactactttaaccagtgctgtctctgtgctatgatgaggtctaaatcctgactgatacatttcatggatgttattcctatgtaaatatgagcataactgctgtgccacagctttttcaaggatcttggagataaaggggaggtttgatattggccgataattggacagctgacagggatcaaggtcaggttttttaatcaggggtttgataactgctagtttaaaggatttgggtacatagccaatcataagagaagaatttattatttttagaagcggttcaattacttcaggtattatctgtttgaatagatgtgtcggtaagggatctagtacgcaagttgaggcttttgatgtagagattaatgaaagtaattcagtttcttttaggggagtaaaacattctaactgatgatctgatacagttatattgttaactacaaggtcactttcattgtctaaccttaaattagtagtttgaattttttgtcggatattctcaattttgtcattaaaaaaattcatgaagtcgttgctactacatactgcaggtgtgcatgtgttgatagtggacttattcctggttaattttgctacagtattaaataggaatctagaattatttttgttatcttctattagggaggagatatatgttgatctcgcagcactaagagcttttctatacttcaggaagctctccttccacgccaatttgaacactaccaattttgtttgacgccatttacgttccaattttcgagtggtctgttttaatgtgcgagtgtcatcattataccagggtgctaattttttgtctctgaccattttcctttttagaggagctacattatctaaagtatggcggaacgttgactctaagcattcagttgcctgatcgagttctgcaggggctgacagtgacccaatcaaagttgacagctctgggagatcatttataaagctctgtgcagtagttgacgtgaaagtacgtttaatacagtagcgtggtgaggtgcatatattattactcagacatattttgaatgagatgagacaatgatctgagataacttcagactgtggaagtatgactatattgtctacgtttaatctgaatgttagtattagatcaagggtgtgaccaccattatgggtcggtcctatgacattctgcttaatcccgactgaatctaagatggacacaaacgctgtttttaaagggtcttctgggttatcaaagtgaatattaaaatctccgacaactaaagctttgtctaaggaaataaccagatctgagataaaatctgcaaattcagaaagaaactcagaatatggccccgggggcctgtaaataataagcaatggaattaactgggtagacttatttttcgaggctacatacattatatgagtatgaagaacttcaaatgtattaaatttataaccaggtttgtgtgttacacctagataatcgttataaataaccgcgacgcctcctcctctgccagttagacgaggctggtgtatataactgtatccaggaggactcgcttcatttaatgctatatattcatttggcttaatccatgtttctgttaaacacagtacattaaactcctgatcagtaatgagttcattaaccattagcgctttagatgtaagagatctaatatttaatagccccacctttagatcaaaagtgctggcagcagctgtacagtcagtctgatctaattttatattgattaggttactggaacaaactctctgaaaatttctacctttttgttgagctcggggaacagacacagtctcgatgtagtgggccctgagtgacgactctgtgcagctagcagacagtcggtttagcctgttcgtctgctccctggccttggctctggattgtcagaaattaactaggcctgttctgagactatgacctatgctgcaggaaatgagagcagcaccttcccgagtgggatggataccgtcccgccctaacaggccagcagtgccctcaaaattagcccaattatctataaagcccacactgttttcagagcaccacctggacagccagcagttcagcgaccataacctgctgtaagctacatcgccacgccgcattgggatggggccagagcatactacagcatcggacatcgccttcgctaatttaaacacctctacaaagttactcttagtaacctcagactgacgaaggcgtatatcattagctcctgcatggataactatctttgagaacctgtgcttgcctaggaccctaagattacctgctatgtccggcgccctggctcccggtatacacctgactaaagctgctggtgcccctaaaggctgagctaatttcacctgccgtatgatagagtcccctataaccagagctctttcaggtttctcagtgggtgcatcactaaggagagcaaacctgttcggcacgtgacgcggagaggagtggtgctcccgtgggcgagcctcagcggtagctttggctctacgcttatgccgccgagccgtcacccattcgccccgctgtaagggctctaatgccggagttgggggattgctaactccacctagggcgtccagactttccctaacagaaactacactgttctcacgctcactaacctgctctaaagcctggacacgcgcttctagcactgaaatcttctccgtcagagagctaactaatctgcacttatcacaagtaaagctaatagagctatcgctagtgatggaggaagaatgactaaacatcctgcactcagcacactgaacaggctgaaggggtgccatgatgaaaagattcacgtaccttaaatgaagatgtgttgatattaaagcagatcagatggcctccgcttgtggactttacacaggaggagaaaaaaagaaagcttccggtctcggcgttcttccgaaaaaagaaagagaaaaagacggaaaaaaaaaacggaaaaaggaaagcgaaagtgaaaagtacaaaaatgaaagcgacagtataataaaaatgaagacgatactggaaatttatttatagaaaaaaagttaaaaaaggattagtaattaacgctggcactcgcgggaaaaaggactcggcgcgaacaactcaggaaacaggaagtctttccagatgtgtaagctgcccatgccacacacactaatgcaaccccataccatcagagatgcaggcttctgaactgagcgctgataacaacttgggtcgtccttctcctctttagtccgaatgacacggcgtccctgatttccataaagaacttcaaattttgattcgtctgaccacagaacagttttccactttgccacagtccattttaaatgagccttggcccagagaagacgtctgcgcttctggatcatgtttagatacggcttcttctttgaactatagagttttagctggcaacggcggatggcacgatgaattgtgttcacagataatgttctctggaaatattcctgagcccattttgtgatttccaatacagaagcatgcctgtatgtgatgcagtgccgtctaagggcccgaagatcacgggcacccagtatggttttccggccttgacccttacgcacagagattcttccagattctctgaatcttttgatgatattatgcactgtagatgatgatatgttcaaactctttgcaattttacactgtcgaactcctttctgatattgctccactatttgacggcgcagaattagggggattggtgatcctcttcccatctttacttctgagagccgctgccactccaagatgctctttttatacccagtcatgttaatgacctattgccaattgacctaatgagttgcaatttggtcctccagctgttccttttttgtacctttaacttttccagcctcttattgcccctgtcccaacttttttgagatgtgttgctgtcatgaaatttcaaatgagccgatatttggcatgaaatttcaaaatgtctcactttggacatttgatatgttgtctatgttctattgtgaatacaatatcagtttttgagatttgtaaattattgcattacatttttatttacaatttgtactttgtcccaacttttttggaatcggggttgtagtcaggCTAAAGGTATTTTATCTGACAGTTCCCATGTGCTTTATTCTGAATATATACTTTTACACTCAGGGAGGAGATATAGTGTCCCTTTATGTAAACACAACAGGTATAAACATTCATTCATCCCCCTTTCAATTAAGTTTCTGAATGATCAGAGGTGAATGTATGTGGGCTAATAAATGGATGGTGTACGTATGTACGCATAGATGGAAGACTAGAATGTATTATCTTTCTTTGGCTATTTTGCACAGGTTATTTAGAACTATGGTTCTTTTGTACATGTATGGAAATGCAtgaatgtaatatatatatatatatatatatgactgtaGGAATGGTATTATTTTTTGTGAGATATCTAGGAATGTA
This Neoarius graeffei isolate fNeoGra1 chromosome 3, fNeoGra1.pri, whole genome shotgun sequence DNA region includes the following protein-coding sequences:
- the LOC132883032 gene encoding uncharacterized protein LOC132883032, whose translation is YMLPLGDIIHKHCISFHCYADDTQLYVSAKPDERHQLNKIEECVKDIRHWMLINFLLLNSDKTEVLVLGPHTARSKFSDSTVTLDGLSVSSRAAVKDLGVIIDPSLSFETHIDNITRIAFFHLRNIAKIRNLMSLHDAEKLVHAFVTSRLDYCNALLSGCSNKCINKLQLVQNAAARVLTRTRKYDHITPVLSTLHWLPIKFRIDYKILLLTFKALNGLAPQYLSELLLLYDPPRLLRSKGAGYLLVPRIVKATSGGRAFSYKAPLLWNSLPSNVRESDTVSAFKSRLKTYLFSQAFC